The Syntrophorhabdales bacterium region CAAAATGCTCGGAAATTCTGAACGCTGCTCGCGTCAAGCCCCTAATTTTGCTTCGGAAAAACGCATTCTCTCTCATTAACGAACTGTGGCATAGCTGATGCATCTAGAGGTTCTCAGGAAGTATTAAATAACACAACGGAGGTAGGGAAGAATGAAGAAGGCATTGATGTTCGTGTTCGCAGTAGTGATTGCGGTTGCATTCGCAGCCACCGGCTTCGCGCAGGCACCGGCAGCGGCACCTGAGAAACCGGCAGCACCGGAGAAGATGGAGAAGAAAGAGCCGGCTAAGGAGAAGAAGGCTCCGAAGAAGAAGGCTCCGAAGAAAGAGAAGAAGGCAGCTCCGAAGGAAGAGAAGAAAGAAGCTCCTGCGCCTGCGCCTGCGCCCGCTCCTGCGCCTGGCAAGTAAGCACGTTTACCGCAGTGCAAAAAAAGGGAGGGATCTATTCTCTCCCTTTTTTTGTGCCATCAGACATCGCATTCCGGTCCGCATCGGCGATGTCTCGCGTGCTGCAAAGAGGTTTCTCGAGTCTGTTCCACTCATACAATGTCGAGGCCCTCTAGCTAATGAGAACCGCTGCCTGACCGATAATTCTTAAAACCATGAGTGAAGAAACTATCCAGGTGCAGGTATGCCCTCACTGCAAGGGTCATCACAGATACAGGCTCCAGGTTGAAAGGGCCAAGACACTGATCACTGCCAGAAAAGGAAAAAAAGGCGAGCAGCCAAGTGTCATCAGGATCACCTCGCGTCTGATGTGCCCCTTGCATGAAAAAAACTATCAGGTCTCATTTGACCTTCAGGACACCTCGGCCGACAGGATCAGGGCTGTGAGCGTCCTTGGGCCGGCCAGAGAAGACTGATCAAAAAGCCTTGCAGCCTGCTGCCCGGCCGTGTTACCAATACTGAGTGGCGCATCGAAGGAACAGAGAAAAAATACTTGTCACCGGCCGCATTCCGGATGATGTGCTGCGTTCATTAAGGCAGCGCTTCGACGTCGAGGCAAACACTCAGGACAGACCGATGGAGAGAGAGCGCGTTCTGCGCGCACTGGCGGACAAGGACGGTCTGATTTCACTCGTCGGAGATATCATCAACAGCGAACTGCTCGACCGCACACCGCGGCTCCGGATGATAGCGCAAATGGCGGTTGGCTACGACAACGTGGATTTGGGAGCCGCCACTGCCAGGGGAATCCCGGTTTCGAACACGCCGGATGTGCTCACCGACGCCACCGCCGATCTAACCTTCGCCCTAGTCCTGGCACTGTCCCGGCGCATCGTGGAGCTCGATAAGCTGGTAAGGCGCGGTGAGTTCAAGTTCTGGGCACCCATGCTCTTTCTGGGGCGCGAGGTGAGTGGCAAAACTCTTGGCATAGTGGGCTTCGGCCGCATCGGGCAGGCCGTAGCAGAAAGGGCCAGAGGATTTCGCATGCGCATCCTTTATAACGACCTGCAGAAGATCGCCGGAGAGCGAGAGCAGGAATTGAACGCAGAATACGCAAACCTTGAGCGCCTCTTGAAAGAGGCGGACTTTGTCAGCCTTCACGTCTCCCTGAACGAGGAAACCCGCCATCTCATCAGCCAAAGCGAACTCGCCCTCATGAAGCCGACGGCCTGTCTGATTAATGCGGCACGGGGACCGGTTGTCGATGAGAAAGCGCTCGTAAAGGCTCTTCGGTCGAACATAATCGCAGGCGCCGGCCTCGACGTGTACGAAAACGAACCGGTACTCGAGAGCGGATTGATGGAACTGGAGAATGTAATACTCCTGCCGCACGTGGGAAGCGCAACGCTGGAAACGCGAACCAGGATGGCGTCGCTCGCCGCGGAAAACCTCTCCGCCGGACTGGAGGGCAAAGTCCCGCCCAATCTGCTCAACCCGGAAGTGCTCCAGCACCGCAGAACCTAGAAATTGATTTTTCTTGACACGGGCTACACGCGGTGCTACCAAAAATAAGGTTAATTGCACCGTTGTTCGAAACCGGGGGCAATTCTGCCTCGCAGGAGGAATGCATGGCGAACATGAAAGATCAGTATTATCTGCAGAGCGATAAGGAAAACAGGGTTATGTTCACGCTGCCCGACGAATGGGCCTGTGTTCATTTTGTGCGACCGAAAGAGAGGAGTAAGAACGCGCCTTCAGTAGAGCAGATGCTCAGGGAGGCGCTTGTCCGGATAGATGATGTGCCGCAGCTGAAAGAGTCGGCATCACCTTCCAAAAAAGTTGCCATCATCGTCGATGATCTTACTCGTCCGACGCCGGTTACCGAAATTCTGGGAATTCTCTTACCTTACCTTGACGAACGGGGCTATGCGCCGGCGAACGTGACCATAGTTGTCGCGCTCGGCACGCATCCTCGGCTGACTGAAGAACAGCTTGAAAAACGACTGAGCAAAGTGATACTTTCCTCGCGCCGGGTGGTTCAGCACAATGCCTGGCAGAGTGATCTTGTCCCTGTTCCCATTGCGGGCACCAACAGAGTGGTCAAGATCAATCCTGCCGTGGCTCAGGCTGATCTGAGAATCGGTATCAGTTCCATCCTGCCTCACCCGATGGCCGGTTTCGGAGGCGGTCCGAAAATAGTCTTTCCAGGAGTGTCCGATTTCGACTCCATCAAAGTGCACCATCCGAAGAATGTGCTCCATCCCAGAGCGGCGGTAGGTGTGACCAAAGGTAACCCCTTCCATGAAGAAATCGCTGAAGTGGCCGTTGCGGCAGGACTGCATCTTTCTGTAAACTGCGTGTACGATGCCAGCGGCTCCATCACCAGCATAACAGCCGGCAATCCGGCCAACGCCTTTGCGAGGGCCGTAGAGATCTGTTTCGCCGAATTGGGACATACATTCACCGATAAGGTGGATCTAACCATTGCATCGGTTTTTCCGCACATTCACGGCAACCAGCTCTTCAAGGGCCTTATGCCAGCCTCCATGGTCACCAGAGAGGGGGGTGGCGTACTACTCTTTGCGCCGCTCGCCGAGCCGATACCTCCGGAATTTCTCAACTCTCTCAATCGAATACGGGAGGCCTCCGGCAACAAACCTGCCGAGTACATTCGAACGTCGCTGGAAAAAGGAGAGGCTTTTCTTCCTGAAAAGCCCATGGACTACAACATGGCCATGACCAACGTGTTCATACGACCCGAAATGCGCGTAATACTTGTCTCGCAGGAAGTCTCCCAACAAGAGGCTACGGTGATGGGGATGGAGCACGCATCCTCTTTGGAAGAGGGGCTGGCCCGAATGAAGGGCGCTTTTCCCCGTGCCCGCGTGGCCATTTTTCCTGCGGGAGGACTCATAGTTCCGATAATGGCCTGAGTGCCGTGGGCACCCGGTTTTTGGAGCGGCCTTGAAATGTAAAGCGATCATTATCAGCGAAAAAGACAACGTGGCTACGGCTCTCGAATCGATAGAGGCCGGCACCACTCTTTCGATCGAGCATCAGGCTCGAACCGAGCGGATTACTCTTCCCTCGACCGTTCCGGCAGGCCACAAATTCGCGCTATGCGAGATCGGCGCGGGAGAGTATGTGGTCAAGTATGGCGAGCCA contains the following coding sequences:
- a CDS encoding D-glycerate dehydrogenase, encoding MAHRRNREKILVTGRIPDDVLRSLRQRFDVEANTQDRPMERERVLRALADKDGLISLVGDIINSELLDRTPRLRMIAQMAVGYDNVDLGAATARGIPVSNTPDVLTDATADLTFALVLALSRRIVELDKLVRRGEFKFWAPMLFLGREVSGKTLGIVGFGRIGQAVAERARGFRMRILYNDLQKIAGEREQELNAEYANLERLLKEADFVSLHVSLNEETRHLISQSELALMKPTACLINAARGPVVDEKALVKALRSNIIAGAGLDVYENEPVLESGLMELENVILLPHVGSATLETRTRMASLAAENLSAGLEGKVPPNLLNPEVLQHRRT
- a CDS encoding lactate racemase domain-containing protein, whose translation is MANMKDQYYLQSDKENRVMFTLPDEWACVHFVRPKERSKNAPSVEQMLREALVRIDDVPQLKESASPSKKVAIIVDDLTRPTPVTEILGILLPYLDERGYAPANVTIVVALGTHPRLTEEQLEKRLSKVILSSRRVVQHNAWQSDLVPVPIAGTNRVVKINPAVAQADLRIGISSILPHPMAGFGGGPKIVFPGVSDFDSIKVHHPKNVLHPRAAVGVTKGNPFHEEIAEVAVAAGLHLSVNCVYDASGSITSITAGNPANAFARAVEICFAELGHTFTDKVDLTIASVFPHIHGNQLFKGLMPASMVTREGGGVLLFAPLAEPIPPEFLNSLNRIREASGNKPAEYIRTSLEKGEAFLPEKPMDYNMAMTNVFIRPEMRVILVSQEVSQQEATVMGMEHASSLEEGLARMKGAFPRARVAIFPAGGLIVPIMA
- a CDS encoding UxaA family hydrolase, whose amino-acid sequence is MKCKAIIISEKDNVATALESIEAGTTLSIEHQARTERITLPSTVPAGHKFALCEIGAGEYVVKYGEPIGIAVVRILPGEHAHVHNIRSHEKKAEEGL